The segment ACAAAAGAAGAAGCTAAACCGCTTTTTTCTCCTACTTTACTCGATGGGGAGAACTGGAAATAAAGGGCAGGTAAAATAGTTCTGGGATCGACCGGGCGAACATCTTCTTTCTGTTCAATTAAAAGGTCGGAAATAATCTGACCGGAACAAGATTGACGACCGCTTTGCAGCAGAGTTAGGGCAGCTGCTTGCATTTGGGCGCGGACTACTTCCGGGGAACGACCTTGCAGCATATTGGAGATTGCTTCGGCAGTCCGGCTGCTATTGGCCATTCCTTCCCGCATGAACAAAGAAACCCGATTACCTACAGGCATACCATCCGGTGATTGCCCCAACAACCAACGGCAAAGTCGATCGTAAACTTCAAACTTGACCTGGGAACCGCGCAAAGTAAAGATACTTTCATCCAGCCTTCCGTCTCGATACAACAAACCTAATAACAACAGCGATAGGGGTTGGTGAACGAGTTCTGCAACATCTTTGATCTCTGGTAACTGACGAAAAACTCCGCTTTGTTTTAAAAAGTTAAAGTAAGCTTGGGCAGTCGATTTTGGTTGTAATTTTGCCCAAAACTTAAACCATTGTTTCAGTTGCTCCTGCTCGAATGGTTGAATGAGTACCCTCCGGAACGATACGGGTAGACTGTGAGCCAAACTGTTGAGAGTTCCATAACGACAAGTCAGGAAAATTTTATGGCGAGGGCGACCGGATGTACCGGAATATTTGAGTTGAAACTGTCGCACCTGTTCTAAAAAAGCAGAAACTTGCCGTTCGATCCCCGGAAAGCGAGATAATTCATCCAAGCCGTCCAAAATTAACAAACAAGGAGGATTTAAAGGCTCTAGCCAACCATCAGCGCAACTAAATTTAGCGACTTTTAAAGCAGAATCGAGGGTTTGTTCGAGGGTTTTGCCTAGAGTGACATCGCGCAGCCGAATCAACACGGGCATCCAGGTAGGATAAGTTTCTTGGGCGATTTTGGCCGCCCAAATTTGACAAAAACTAGTTTTACCTTGACCCGCTGCCCCTTCGATAATCGCTACGGTTTCTAAATCCGACAACTGGCTGGTCGCCCATTCGATTAAATCGACTGGTGGCTGCGAAGTTGAGGGAGTAAAAGGTTGAAGGGGTGCAGTGGGAAACGAAGAATTTCTGTCCCACTGGGGTAGTTGTCTGTATTCTTGCTCTTCCAGATGTACGGCTTTGAGGGGAACGAACAAATCTTTGAGGGCGTAAAGTTCTCCCAACAATGGTTCGCAGAGGTTTTCGAGAAGCGTTGCTCGGTAGAGTTCTCGTTCTAGGTCGATTAAACTAGGCGTGGTAGTAGGGACTCCTAAGGCCGCAAATTCTTTTTCCGCATCGATGGAGATGGTTTCATCGTCGGTTAATATTTGATTGGCCAAAGGATTGTTAGCTAAATTCCCCAATCGGACAAATCTTTGCAGTTGTGCTAAAGCTAAGGGGTTTTCGGCAATTACAGCTAACAAGTAACCGGGTAAGCCATTAACGAGACGTTGCACGACTAATTTAGCGGCAGTCTCTTCTAAACCGTTACTGACGAACCACGCGATCGCTAAATTATTCATCTGCCCCACCAACAAAGACTCGCCCATCATCGACAACGCCTGTTCTGCTTGAGTGTCGCTGAGTCTACCGGGGCGCATGGTTTTCAGCAGTGCTTGCAACTGAGGATCGAGAAGGGTTAGCGACCTACTTTCCTCAGTCGTAGTTTCAATGGGTACGTTAGCCCGCGTTAACCACACTCTTTGGAGTTGGAATTCTTGCTCTAAAATTTTCTGCAAAGCTCTCAGATAAGCAATTTGAAAGGCTAGCCACGTACCTTCATTCCGCTTGAGAGGCTTTTTGCGACTCCACGTTCGCAGCAGTTCGGCACTCAAACGACAAATTGGGTCAATGTCTTGCCAAAGGATGGTTAAGGGTAATTCTAGAAGCTCTGCGAAAGGGCTTATATCAAAAGGTGCAAGGCTTTTGACTTCCATATCTTGTACGATGCGGAAGGCAACACCTGCGGTTTGGGCTCCTGGGGTTTGTAGCTGAGTAATTGCAATGTTATGCTCTGCTAGCCACTGCCGAATGCTTAAGCTCATCTAACCTCTACAGCAAATGGAGAAACGGCTCCCTAAGGTCATTATGAGTCATGTTTTTGATTGACGGTGCTGAAATTTAGAATGAAAAAGGTTTGCCAAGTTTGGTGAGTAGTTTGATTTTTCATTACCGATCCGAGAACTATTAATCTAAATATATGATTTTGCCTGGTTATAATGAGAAGATCTCGCACGATCGACTTAATAGAGAATTTATTCGATCTATCTGCACGAAATCCTTATGAGCGATCTGGTTCCACCACGTCCGGCTTTGCCGGAGAGCCCTCTAAAGATTGTTTTAGTTAATGATGACCCTATTTATTGTTTGGGACTGCGAGGTGTATTAGAACCTTTTCCTGACATAGAGGTAGTTGCAGAGGCAAACAACAGTGCCGGGATTGGAGATATTCTCCAAATGGGTAACCTTGATGTCGATTTAGTAGTTCTAGACTTAGACTTGGGTCGTTCGGCTGGGAGGGAAACCACAGCCCTAGAACTTTGTCAGCAATTCAAAAGTCTCTACCCCCATTTGTCTATTTTGCTACTGGTTTCCTGGTTAGACCCGGTTCGGTTGGCAGCCGCACGGCAAATCGGCGTTGAGGGCTATTGCCGAAAAGGTACTGCGGTTTCTCAATTGGTGGATGCAATTCGTCAGGTAGGTGCTGGTGAGTTTGTTTGGGATCTGGAGTCGGTCGTCCGAAGTTCAGAGTTCCAACTCCAGCGTTCGCAGTCGGAAACTCAAGCAGGTTTACTGCCAACTTGGTTAAATAATATACGTTTATCTGGTCTACGGCAAATTGAAGCGGCTTTGGTTGAGGTCGATCGCGAATTGCAAAATTCCCGCTTATCAGTACTCGACCGCGCGATCGTCGCGGGACGGCAGCGAGAACTAAAAGCCGCTCGTGGCTTGGTGAAAAAGTTGCTGGGGGAAACCGCGATCGCATCTGTACCAGCACGTATTGAGGAGCCAAGTCTTTTCCCATCCCTTAACTTACCACCCAGAGGACAAACTGCTAGGGAGCAACCATACTCCCAACTTCGCTCTACCCCAGTCAGAGGAGAGGGTGAACTGACAGAAGCTAGTTGGCGATCGCAATTATTTGATAATACTTTCGCTCATCTCCAATACAGCCTGCAAAATTTGACCAACGTTCCTTTAGAAATCGATATTTTTCGCGAAGAAAAGAAACGAGAACTACTTTCTTTAGTTTTGCGTAAATTAGAAGGTGTATTCGATGATTTACGCTTCTCGGAAGTTCAGCCGGAGCAATTAGCCGAAAAACGCTCTGTTATCTTACTGGATTTATGGCAATCTGCCACTACTGATTTTTTTGGCAGATATTATACTTTGAAAGTGGGGGAGCAACAATTAGAAATCGTCAATATTTTACTAAAAGATGCACCATTTGCCCAAGCAGATGTTCTCGATAAAATTCCCCTAGTAGTCGATTTATTCGCTCATCTATTGTTTGAAGTTCCTCTAACGATTGATAATGCTCTTTATCAAGCTGGTAGTACAGAAGCGATCGCGCGATCGGAACTACTATTGCAAAATTTAATTATTCA is part of the Leptolyngbyaceae cyanobacterium genome and harbors:
- a CDS encoding pentapeptide repeat-containing protein, whose amino-acid sequence is MSLSIRQWLAEHNIAITQLQTPGAQTAGVAFRIVQDMEVKSLAPFDISPFAELLELPLTILWQDIDPICRLSAELLRTWSRKKPLKRNEGTWLAFQIAYLRALQKILEQEFQLQRVWLTRANVPIETTTEESRSLTLLDPQLQALLKTMRPGRLSDTQAEQALSMMGESLLVGQMNNLAIAWFVSNGLEETAAKLVVQRLVNGLPGYLLAVIAENPLALAQLQRFVRLGNLANNPLANQILTDDETISIDAEKEFAALGVPTTTPSLIDLERELYRATLLENLCEPLLGELYALKDLFVPLKAVHLEEQEYRQLPQWDRNSSFPTAPLQPFTPSTSQPPVDLIEWATSQLSDLETVAIIEGAAGQGKTSFCQIWAAKIAQETYPTWMPVLIRLRDVTLGKTLEQTLDSALKVAKFSCADGWLEPLNPPCLLILDGLDELSRFPGIERQVSAFLEQVRQFQLKYSGTSGRPRHKIFLTCRYGTLNSLAHSLPVSFRRVLIQPFEQEQLKQWFKFWAKLQPKSTAQAYFNFLKQSGVFRQLPEIKDVAELVHQPLSLLLLGLLYRDGRLDESIFTLRGSQVKFEVYDRLCRWLLGQSPDGMPVGNRVSLFMREGMANSSRTAEAISNMLQGRSPEVVRAQMQAAALTLLQSGRQSCSGQIISDLLIEQKEDVRPVDPRTILPALYFQFSPSSKVGEKSGLASSFVSSSLSSYCPSICFSHPKLGEYLCGEGIAQVLKSLTRKVADSYGEVTFAIDSPTAVAEQLYKLLGYGILSAEIQQLAIERLRREESRDRASFSFAALLPRLYSFYRAYCRSRWLDEGVTHATRAYFQSLGNPVNVLQVEAAVGLNIFLLLSAGYQVVQMPFSPCGDPNNPEDFDPDRFLSSIGRTAVLSPDIFWQRSQTNLMLLNLTKACLNYAMLPGVNFWKTNFFGADLIGANLAGSNLQEANLSWSNLTNANLSNANLSAANLEGANLSGANLLGANLHLCSFTNACLFEAQLDDLTRDLAEKGGALFSWKQYRACQQALASLSSVNRPSPMISSDKNASVPEADATILLIEREGASTTAYDGNEDDRNNDETMFI
- a CDS encoding DUF3685 domain-containing protein codes for the protein MSDLVPPRPALPESPLKIVLVNDDPIYCLGLRGVLEPFPDIEVVAEANNSAGIGDILQMGNLDVDLVVLDLDLGRSAGRETTALELCQQFKSLYPHLSILLLVSWLDPVRLAAARQIGVEGYCRKGTAVSQLVDAIRQVGAGEFVWDLESVVRSSEFQLQRSQSETQAGLLPTWLNNIRLSGLRQIEAALVEVDRELQNSRLSVLDRAIVAGRQRELKAARGLVKKLLGETAIASVPARIEEPSLFPSLNLPPRGQTAREQPYSQLRSTPVRGEGELTEASWRSQLFDNTFAHLQYSLQNLTNVPLEIDIFREEKKRELLSLVLRKLEGVFDDLRFSEVQPEQLAEKRSVILLDLWQSATTDFFGRYYTLKVGEQQLEIVNILLKDAPFAQADVLDKIPLVVDLFAHLLFEVPLTIDNALYQAGSTEAIARSELLLQNLIIQVSNGIVQPLLNHFADVEIIKQNFYDRQLISTREIERFRNNLSWKYRLERYVEEPTAMFESRYVLFILNGSGIRKVSIYASRSSELEKLSGMRLAVTLALEARDAVSPRLRALVAFVGSGVVYVLTQVIGRGIGLIGRGVLEGIGNSLQESRVGRNGGRK